The following proteins are co-located in the Candidatus Planktophila lacus genome:
- the glgB gene encoding 1,4-alpha-glucan branching protein GlgB: MSFFQKLFGKSKDAKEEIYIAPATFLNPNSTLGELDFHLLAEGRHEKLWEVLGAHVRRDQNGELLGTAFTVWAPNAHAVSLISDLNYWDKNTHPMIRLGSSGIWEIFIADIGAGVKYKFAICGIDGRWVDHADPLARQTETPPHTASIVNESNYQWQDSKWIAERSKFEPWRSPVAVYEVHLGSWKLGLSYRELATELVSYVTEQGFTHVEFLPVTEHPYGPSWGYQVTSFFAPTSRFGSPDEFKFLVDALHAAGIGLILDWVPAHFPKDEWALAKFDGTALYEHADPRLGEHPDWGTLIFNFGRNEVRNFLVASALYWLTEFHIDGLRVDAVASMLYLDYSRKEGEWLPNKFGGRENLEAVQLLQEATSTAYKTHPGIMMIAEESTAWPGVTKETSSNGLGFGFKWNMGWMHDTLEYLQHDPIHRVYHHNEITFSILYAWSENFMLPLSHDEVVHGKGQLVNKFPGDRWQKLATLRALYGFMWAHPGKKLLFMGSEFAQNDEWSESAGLQWYLTEFAEHNGVQKVVAELNAIYKSQPALWQKDTSPEGFSWLVGDDGASNVLAFTRWSDDGKPLVCITNFSPVPHESYQLPLPTAGVWREILNTDAIAFGGSGIANDSFAVDVDTDLKRTFRVPPLSTVWLERV, encoded by the coding sequence ATGTCTTTCTTCCAGAAGCTCTTCGGTAAGAGTAAAGACGCAAAGGAAGAGATCTACATAGCGCCCGCCACATTTTTAAATCCTAACTCCACACTCGGCGAGCTAGATTTTCATCTACTTGCAGAAGGTCGCCATGAGAAGTTATGGGAAGTCCTTGGCGCGCATGTAAGGCGCGATCAAAATGGTGAACTACTTGGAACCGCCTTTACCGTTTGGGCGCCAAATGCCCACGCAGTTAGTTTGATTAGCGATTTAAATTACTGGGATAAGAACACCCATCCCATGATTCGCTTAGGTTCATCTGGTATCTGGGAGATCTTTATTGCAGATATCGGTGCAGGAGTTAAATACAAGTTTGCCATCTGCGGCATCGACGGTCGCTGGGTAGATCATGCTGATCCACTTGCCCGCCAAACTGAGACTCCCCCACACACCGCATCGATTGTTAACGAATCAAATTATCAATGGCAAGATTCAAAATGGATTGCTGAGCGTTCTAAATTTGAACCTTGGCGCAGCCCAGTAGCAGTCTACGAAGTCCACTTAGGCTCTTGGAAGTTAGGGCTTTCCTATCGCGAACTAGCGACCGAACTCGTTAGCTATGTAACAGAACAAGGCTTTACCCACGTGGAATTCTTGCCAGTTACCGAGCATCCATATGGACCTTCTTGGGGTTACCAAGTAACTTCCTTCTTTGCACCGACTTCGCGCTTTGGATCCCCTGATGAATTTAAATTCTTAGTAGATGCGCTTCATGCTGCGGGTATTGGCCTAATCCTGGATTGGGTTCCTGCGCACTTCCCCAAAGATGAATGGGCGCTTGCGAAATTCGATGGCACAGCACTTTATGAGCATGCCGATCCGCGTCTAGGTGAACACCCTGACTGGGGCACCTTGATCTTCAACTTCGGTCGCAATGAAGTGCGTAATTTCTTAGTTGCTAGCGCTCTTTATTGGCTTACCGAGTTCCACATCGATGGCCTTCGTGTGGATGCCGTTGCTTCAATGCTCTACCTTGATTACTCGCGTAAAGAGGGCGAATGGCTGCCGAATAAATTTGGGGGTCGCGAAAACCTCGAAGCAGTTCAGCTTTTGCAGGAAGCAACATCGACTGCATATAAAACTCATCCCGGCATCATGATGATCGCTGAAGAATCAACGGCGTGGCCGGGTGTCACCAAGGAGACTTCTTCAAACGGTCTGGGCTTTGGTTTTAAATGGAATATGGGTTGGATGCACGACACCTTGGAATATTTGCAGCACGATCCAATTCACCGCGTCTATCACCATAACGAGATTACTTTCTCAATTCTTTATGCGTGGTCTGAAAACTTTATGCTTCCGCTTTCCCACGATGAAGTTGTTCACGGTAAGGGCCAATTAGTAAATAAGTTTCCGGGTGATCGCTGGCAGAAGCTAGCAACGCTTCGTGCTCTCTATGGATTTATGTGGGCCCACCCAGGTAAGAAGTTGCTCTTTATGGGATCTGAATTTGCACAAAATGACGAGTGGAGTGAGAGCGCTGGTCTGCAGTGGTATTTAACTGAATTTGCCGAACATAACGGGGTGCAGAAAGTTGTTGCCGAGTTAAATGCCATCTATAAATCACAACCTGCGCTTTGGCAGAAAGATACAAGCCCGGAAGGTTTCTCCTGGCTGGTTGGCGATGATGGTGCAAGCAATGTCTTGGCCTTTACCCGCTGGTCTGATGATGGAAAGCCACTTGTTTGTATAACTAACTTCTCACCAGTACCGCATGAGAGCTACCAACTGCCGCTACCAACTGCCGGTGTGTGGCGTGAAATTCTAAATACCGATGCCATTGCCTTTGGAGGTAGTGGAATCGCGAATGACTCATTTGCCGTTGATGTAGATACAGATTTAAAGCGGACTTTCCGAGTCCCGCCACTTTCTACAGTCTGGCTCGAGCGCGTTTAA
- a CDS encoding alpha-1,4-glucan--maltose-1-phosphate maltosyltransferase: MITRIPITDISPAVNFGGELVPVKAVAGEVIAVTATIFREGHDALGAHALLFDDKGKEIARNAMREIWRGGDRFEGTITIPARGEFNYAIEAFDDPFATWEHDSEIKIAADIDAELCCTIGKLIFEEKLNEDPSAKKLLSPAIKALTDTSLAPANRFSQATTTEIRAYFAANPLRRLVSRSELIPVRADRDRALVGAWYEFFPRSEGAIVDAHGRITSGNFATAAKRIPAVAAMGFDVLYLPPIHPIGTAHRKGRNNTLTPSDTDPGVPWAIGNVEGGHDAINPALGTMADFETFVSIAKKNNVEIALDLALQASPDHPWVKSNPEWFTTRPDGTIAYAENPPKKYQDIYPINFDNDYSGILAEVLRIIRLWVSKGVTIFRVDNPHTKPVHFWQEVMSVIYKESPDVVFLAEAFTKPAMMHALGKAGFHQSYTYFTWRTSKAELMEYGREVSQETSAFFRPNFWVNTPDILPFHLQSGNPAMFALRAVLAATLTPSWGMYAGYELYEHRRFKEGGEEYLDSEKYEIKVRDWDGAAKKGITLAPFITQLNQIRRAHPTLLQLRNLRFHHTDSDSIIAYSKRTGDDLILVVVNLDPTYAQETTVHWDMKALGIAAHSFEVKDLLDNRSFTWSPDTFIRLDPARPTGKVAHICQVRL, from the coding sequence TTGATTACTCGCATCCCCATTACAGATATCTCTCCTGCGGTTAATTTCGGAGGCGAGTTAGTTCCTGTAAAGGCGGTTGCGGGTGAGGTAATTGCAGTTACTGCAACGATCTTTCGCGAAGGCCATGATGCACTTGGTGCGCATGCTCTGTTATTTGATGACAAAGGTAAAGAGATTGCCCGCAATGCGATGCGTGAAATCTGGCGTGGTGGCGATCGCTTTGAAGGAACGATCACAATTCCGGCGCGCGGTGAATTCAATTATGCGATCGAAGCTTTTGATGATCCCTTCGCAACTTGGGAACATGACTCTGAAATCAAGATCGCAGCCGATATCGATGCCGAACTTTGCTGCACCATCGGCAAGTTAATATTCGAAGAGAAGCTAAACGAAGATCCATCTGCAAAGAAGTTGCTCTCTCCCGCAATCAAAGCGCTAACCGATACCTCACTTGCACCAGCCAATCGTTTCTCTCAGGCAACAACCACTGAAATTCGCGCCTACTTTGCCGCAAACCCACTGCGCCGTTTAGTAAGCCGTTCTGAGCTAATCCCAGTTCGCGCAGATCGTGATCGCGCACTTGTCGGTGCTTGGTATGAATTCTTTCCTCGCAGCGAAGGCGCGATTGTTGATGCGCATGGGCGAATCACAAGCGGCAATTTCGCAACTGCGGCAAAACGAATTCCAGCCGTTGCTGCAATGGGCTTTGATGTTCTCTATCTGCCACCGATTCATCCAATCGGTACCGCTCATCGCAAGGGGCGCAATAACACTTTAACTCCCAGCGATACCGACCCAGGTGTGCCTTGGGCGATTGGAAACGTGGAAGGTGGCCACGATGCCATTAATCCAGCACTTGGCACTATGGCCGATTTTGAAACCTTTGTATCGATAGCCAAGAAGAACAACGTGGAAATTGCTTTAGATCTAGCACTACAAGCATCACCTGATCATCCTTGGGTTAAATCAAACCCTGAATGGTTTACAACTCGCCCTGACGGCACGATCGCTTATGCCGAGAATCCCCCAAAGAAATACCAAGATATCTATCCAATTAACTTTGATAATGATTACTCAGGAATTCTTGCTGAAGTTCTGCGCATTATCCGTTTATGGGTTTCTAAAGGTGTAACTATCTTCCGCGTTGATAATCCCCACACCAAACCGGTTCACTTCTGGCAAGAAGTTATGTCGGTTATTTACAAGGAAAGCCCAGACGTTGTATTTCTCGCGGAAGCATTTACCAAACCAGCGATGATGCACGCACTTGGCAAAGCTGGTTTCCATCAGTCATATACATATTTCACATGGCGCACTAGCAAGGCTGAACTTATGGAATATGGACGTGAAGTTTCGCAAGAGACCAGCGCATTCTTTAGACCAAACTTCTGGGTGAACACTCCAGATATCTTGCCTTTCCATTTGCAATCTGGAAACCCTGCAATGTTTGCACTTCGTGCAGTGCTGGCGGCAACGCTTACGCCATCTTGGGGAATGTATGCCGGCTATGAACTCTATGAGCACCGCCGCTTTAAAGAAGGTGGCGAAGAGTATTTAGATTCCGAGAAGTACGAGATTAAGGTACGTGACTGGGATGGAGCGGCTAAAAAAGGCATAACCCTGGCACCCTTTATTACTCAGTTAAACCAGATCCGTCGCGCGCACCCGACGTTGCTGCAACTTCGCAATCTGCGCTTTCATCACACCGATTCTGATTCGATCATCGCTTATTCCAAGCGCACCGGTGATGATTTGATTTTGGTGGTCGTAAATCTTGATCCAACATATGCCCAAGAGACCACAGTTCATTGGGATATGAAGGCGCTCGGAATTGCGGCACATTCATTCGAGGTCAAAGATTTACTGGATAACCGGAGCTTTACATGGAGCCCAGATACCTTTATCCGCCTTGATCCAGCAAGACCAACTGGCAAAGTTGCACACATTTGCCAGGTAAGGCTCTAA